From the Ascaphus truei isolate aAscTru1 chromosome 15, aAscTru1.hap1, whole genome shotgun sequence genome, one window contains:
- the LOC142466375 gene encoding uncharacterized protein LOC142466375 has translation MAVRSRTGLRSTDCTQTWFSLALGSLHGFVNCARNEEEQNLVALQDPRKIYYRTCTDLPPHTELLVWYESEYGKELGIKWGTLWKSNAPAPVQRQSPIIHPCQHCKVAFRSQDYLLKHLKFKHPNEYMENMKTEKSFNIPINMTENSSFNQSRQLINNVTASHSKIYILAAATGKDLEESGKSLAWLSVQNLQKKTQTGERPHVCGECGKGFSDLSSLDTHTSTHTGERPHVCEECGKGFSQLFHLIRHKRTHTGEKPHACEECGKGFSQLSHLIRHKRIHTGEKPHVCGECGKRFSQLSTLNAHMRTHTGERPHVCGECGKGFGDLSHLNTHTRTHTGDRPYVCGECGKGFSDISSLHKHKRTHTGERPHVCGECGMGFSVSSNLNTHKRTHTGERPHVCGECGKGFSQLSSLNRHKKGHTGERPHVWNVGRDLVIYPA, from the exons atggcggtgcgttccAGGACGGGGCTGCGGTCCACAGATTGTACACAAACATGGTTTTCGCTGGCTTTGGGGTCCCTACACGG gtttgtaaattgtgcgagaaacgaggaagaacagaaccttgtggcgttgcaggaccccaggaaaatctactacagaacctgcacagacctccccccacacacagagctcctggtctggtatgaaagtgaatatgggaaagagcttggtatcaagtggggtacgctgtggaaaagtaacgcgccagcaccag tacaaagacaatcaccaataatccacccatgccagcactgcaaggttgcttttagaagtcaggattacctcctcaaacatctgaagttcaaacacccaaatgagtataTGGAAAACATGAAGACAGAAAAATCTttcaacattccaataaatatgacagaaaattcatctttcaaccagtcaaggcaattaataaacaatgtaactgcttctcattccaaaatatatatattggcagctgccacaggaaaagatcttgaagaaagtgggaagagtctgGCTTGGTTATCAGTCCAGAACCTACAGAAGAAGACACAGaccggggagagaccgcatgtatgtggggaatgtggaaagggatttagtgatttatccagcctggacacacacacgagcacacacacaggggagagaccacatgtatgtgaggaatgtgggaagggatttagtcagttattccacctgatcagacacaagaggacacacacaggggagaaaccgcatgcatgtgaggaatgtgggaagggatttagtcagttatcccacctgatcagacacaagaggatacacacaggggagaaaccgcatgtatgtggggaatgtgggaagcgatttagtcagttatccacccTGAAtgcacacatgaggacacacacaggggagagaccgcatgtatgtggggaatgtgggaagggatttggtgatttatcccacctgaacacacacacgaggacacacacaggggacagaccgtatgtatgtggggaatgtggaaagggatttagtgacATATCCAGCCTACACAAAcacaaaaggacacacacaggggagagaccgcatgtatgtggggaatgtgggatgggatttagtgtgtcatccaacctgaacacacacaagaggacacacacaggggagagaccgcatgtatgtggggaatgtggaaaaggatttagtcagttatccagcctgaacagacacaagaagggacacacaggggagagaccgcatgtatggaATGTGGGAAGAGATTTAGTGATTTATCCAGCCTGA